TGATATTCAATCGATTACGCTCACAAGCTACGATCAGGTTGTTTTACGACTCAACAAAACGGTCGTCACTAAACTTATTGAAGAAGGAAGACAAAGCATAGAATATCTTATTACAAAAATTAAAACTCTAAAATGGGAGCATAGTCTTGAAATGTTTAAAGGAAACTTATTGAACAATAGTCGGGAACTTAGGGAGCCACTTCTGAGGCTTCCTCCAAGGAATCTCGGACTTGATAAAAATGCCACAGTATTGGGAATAGGAGAATTGGGAGGATTTCGCTTTGCAAAACATTCTAAAAGAATTGATTCCTTTTTAGTATTCAAGAAGACAGAAGAGGAAAAAAATAAGAATCTATCTGTCTAGGTTTTAGGGCTAGAAGCATAGCGCAATCTCAAAATCCCCGTTATAATGCACTTATGGCAGAAATAAAAACAAAAGTTAACGATGCTAATGTTGCGGATTTTATCAATTCAGTAGCGGACGAAACGAAGAGAAAAGACGGCCACGAGCTTCTTAGGATTTTTAACGGGATTACTGGTGAGAAACCAAAAATGTGGGGCACAAGTATTATTGGATTTGGTTCCTACCATTACAAATCTGAAAAGAGCGCGCAAGAGGGTGACTGGTTGCTCACTGGATTCTCTCCTCGAAAGCAAAATTTAACTCTCTACGTAATGCAGGGCAATGCCCCCATTACTCCCCTTCTCAAAAAACTGGGGAAACATAAAACGAGCATGGGCTGTTTATATATTAATAAATTGGCAGATGTTGACATCAGCGTGCTCAAAAAAATCATCCAAAAATCTTTCGTATCAAGGAAGAAAAAGTATAATAGTAAATAAGCTTATGCATACAATGCCGACAGATTTACGAAAGGCGCTTACATCATCGCCTGCGGCGCAGAGCGCTTGGGACGACATTACACCGCTCGCTCGAAATGAGTGGATTTGCTGGGTCGTTTCCGTGAAGAAAGAAGAGACGAGAAAAGATCATGTGAGGAGAGCAATAGAGGAGCTTGTAGGGGGAAAACGCCGACCTTGCTGTTGGGCGGGTTGCAGTCATCGCTCTAAATAATCTAAAAATTGTGGCTGACCCCATTATCCCCCATAATCGGGGGTTTTGAAAAGATTTCCTGTAACTTTTTAATTTTTAACTAAAACTTTGAATCCGCCGTTTGCAAAACGCTTCATGTTGAAAGGCATCGCTTTCTCGTCAAAATCTTTCATACTTGGATCGCTCATCACTTTTTTGTTTATTTGATCGCGACTCGTTTTAGATTTATATACTATAAAGGAGAAAATGACGGTTTCATCGGACTTGAGCTTGGCAAGTTTTTTAAAGCCTAGTCCCATCCCTTTTTGAACATTCAAATCATCGCCCACACATTCAAAATACTCAAGTGCTCCATATTTTTTCCAGGTCTTGGCACCCCAAGTAGCCATTTTACGATAGGCAGCTAGATCCCTTTTCTTTATTGGTATTACGAACCCGTCTACATATGTTCCTTTTTTCATGATTGCATTATATTTGTTTTATATTAATAAATCAATAGGAAGTTCACGGATGGAATGTATCCGCTGGTTAGGCAGACCTGTGAGGAGTTGGCGAGAGTGCTTTAATTACTCCATCGACATCAAAACGAGTTGGCTGTTTTTGTCGGTATATAAAACATTACGAAAATTATCATTTTCGAGCGAGAGCTTTTCAATATTTGTAACGTATCCTTTCATAATGTTGAATATATGTTAAGCCGAATGTAGCCCTTGCCGCAACGTAGACTCGAGTTTTTCCGGCTCATCGGTACCAATGCGATATATTTTTCCGCTCTTCATGGTTATTTCAACTGCGTCAAAACCGGAAACGCTATAGATCCACATGTGCGGCCAGAACCACAGCCGTATGCCCCAGCCGTAGTACCAATGATTTTTTACTTTTCTGATTGTGGCGATCTCAGTCAATGAAAACTTTTTGCGGAAAATTCCCCAACCAAAACGGATTTTTAGAAATTGTTCGTCAGTCATGACGGTGAGTGTCGAAAGCGAGGCGAGAATAAACAGAACGAATACCATGATGGCAGTAATAGCAAAATTTGTGCCAGAGTCAACTGAAGGAGGCTCAGCTCTGGCCGTGATTTGAAGCCATGCGAAAAGTACTAGCACAACCAGCGTAATAACCAGCATCAAGTAACCTATCTGTGTGTGTTTATAACGTTCCATGTCTCTAATATAGCAATTCTAATTCAAAACCCATATCGCAAGGTTGAGATATGTAGCAAAGCTTACCCAAAGAATATACGGGATGAGTAGATACATCGCGGGCTTCGAGATTTTGTAAAAAAGAGTCATAGTCCAGACGATTGCAAGCCACATAGCGACTATGTTTACCAGTGCCCAAGCCGGACTATGCAGACCAAAGAATACAATTGACCAGAGAGCATTGAGTGCAAGCTGAAATCCAAATACACCAAGAGCCTTTCGCACATCTCTGCGATTCAAGCCTTTGTTCCAAACGAGAAATGCCGAGATACCCATGAGGGCGTACAGCGTCGTCCAGACCGGACCGAATATCCACGAAGGCGGATTGAATGCGGGCTTTGCGAGAGTTACATACCATGTTGGAATAGCGGAAATGGTAAATAGCGAACCCAAGATGCCGGCTAGTTCAGAAACTAGGATCGCTGTGACGAGTTTAAGGAAGGAGTTGAGCTTCACTATCTAATTTTAGCATATAAATGTGGGGTATGGGGTCAGCCACTATTTTTTGCCGTCGTAAAACTTTTTTTACTTAAATAATCATTGGGCTCGACATAGTACGAGAAATAGGAAACTTATGGATTTTCAAGGGAGATAAGAGAAGCGCTCGCGATTAAAAATCCGCAATCACAATCTTTCCCATCTTCATCATCTTGGCAAAAGCACCTGGACGCTTTATTAATTCCTCCATATTTTCTGGTGTCACCTGCCAGCTCAGTCCATGCTTGTCTTTGAGCCAACCACATATTTCAGATTCTGGCACGTTTGAGAGTTTCTCATAGTAGTAATCAATCTCTTTCTGATCTTTGCAAGGAATAGAAAAGGATACTGACTCATTAAACTTAAACTCCGGACCGGCGTTAATAGCCACGAAACGATTGCCGCTTAGTTCAAATTCAATCGTCAAAATCTTACCCGCAAGGTTAAGTTGAAAATCGGCCAAACCTTCCTCGGCGCTCTTCGGATAATGAGTTGTGGAAATAACTTTACTGTTCGGAAATACTGACAGGTAAAAATCGACTGCTTCCTTAGCATTGCCATCGAACCATAGATTAGGTGTAATATTTTTCATAATATTTTTGGTTAATTGTTAATAATACTATTATATCAAAACTCGCTGAGTATGTTTATTCTAAGGCAGACTATTTATGCTAGCGGCTCCGTACTGTGGACGCATTCAGAACTGCTAATTGGAAGAGGATACAACAAGATTTGGAAATGAGCGGGATTTTGGGACTTTTTTCAACACCTACACTTCAGAACTAATTATTTGATATAATCATTAAATATGAAATTAACAAATGATAGCTATATAATTTCAATGGGTACAAAAAACTTCACTGAAAAATATTTTCGTGATAAAGATGGCTGGGTTAAAATTTCTGAAAAAGGAAATAAGTTTGCGATGACAGCAGAACAACTTCTTAATCATCTATTGCCAGCTATCTCTGGAGTAAAGCCAAATCTAATATGGAAAGTTGAATATAAGTATCAGAAGGATTTAAAACACACAAAGATAAAGAAGTAAATTTCCAACTTTTTCTTTTAATTAGTACAATATTTCACAAAAGGTTCTGAACCCTATCTGGGTAAAAAAATCACCTTACAAATTAAGATGATTTTAATGGCTCGACAGGGTGGCTGAGGTAGGAACCTTTTGCAAGCAGGACAAAGAGCTTATTTGGATCCCAAATATCAAGCAGGGTTTCTTAAGAATTACACAGCCGACGGAGGCGGAGATGGCGGAATTTATATAAAAAAATAAACACCACATCGTTTTGATGTGGTGGCGCTTGAAACTTTTTACCCTTAGGTGTCTCTAACCTTTGTATTTCCTACGCGGCGATCGGCCGATAGACCGAGCACATGGATTCGTATTCTGCATCCACGAATTTGACCTCCTTCTCTTCCGTTGTGTTGGAGAAGAAGATGTTCTTGGTTGGACGGATCTGAGGATCTCGGACTGCCGCCACACGATAGAAGTCGTAGACGGTATCGCTGTTGCTGAAGTTGCCACTGACGCGGCGCTTTTTCGGTCCCTTCATCACGACGGGACAATCGATCATCCAGAAGTGCCGAGTCCCTTCATCGCATCCCACGCCCGCAATCGGAAATTTGGTCTGCAGATGAGGGTGCTGAGCGCTGAGAGCCAGGAGTTCTTCGACCAAAACTGGCCGATACCCGTAAGCTTTCAGCTCCTCAAGGATTTCGTCGTGATGCATCTGACGGCCTTTGCCGAAGTAAAAGATGGTCACGTTCACGTCCTCTTCGCGAGCGCCCAGGAATGAGCGATCGGGAATGTGTTCGTCAGGCTGCGTTTCGCAACCCGTCAAGACAGCAGCCTCGCGCAGCGTGAGCTTGCGATTGACCTTCACCGTCACATCGAAGTGAGCAGGTTCAGGCCATTTTTTCAAACCGAGTGCCGGTCTGACCTCGCTTCGTACGAGATATCCACGACTGCGGATACCTGCGACGAGATCAGGCAGGATGCCCGATTCGAGGATGTGCTGCCACTCATTCCGAGTGACGTTCAGTGGTGCGAGCACGTTGTTGTAGAGGTGCTCGATTTGTTCTTCGCTTAGTGTTTTCGTTTTCATTGCTGACTTTCCTTTTTATTGGAGGTCTGTGTTTTGTTGCAAAGTTTAGCCACATAGGTTTTTAACCGCAACATAAAATGGACAAGGCTTGCTTATCACCTTTATGTTGCAGTGAAGGGTAATTTCAAAAAACTGTACTGGTACTATATTAGCACATCTCTAGGTATATGTCAATAACAAATGGAGGCAATGGGTCAGCCACTATTTTTTGCCGCCGTAAATCTTCTTTTAATTAAATAATCATTGGGCTCCGGGAGCAAAGTGATCTCGCCAACGGCGCGTGATTTTCTTGTTTGCTCGTCCCGTAGAGGTGGACTCGCAAATATAGAAAATCTTTCGATCCCTGCCCGCGAGCAGAGCAGTCTGCTCGCTTCCTCGGAGCCGTAAAGCAAAA
The genomic region above belongs to Candidatus Taylorbacteria bacterium and contains:
- a CDS encoding VOC family protein is translated as MKNITPNLWFDGNAKEAVDFYLSVFPNSKVISTTHYPKSAEEGLADFQLNLAGKILTIEFELSGNRFVAINAGPEFKFNESVSFSIPCKDQKEIDYYYEKLSNVPESEICGWLKDKHGLSWQVTPENMEELIKRPGAFAKMMKMGKIVIADF
- a CDS encoding YdeI/OmpD-associated family protein: MHTMPTDLRKALTSSPAAQSAWDDITPLARNEWICWVVSVKKEETRKDHVRRAIEELVGGKRRPCCWAGCSHRSK
- a CDS encoding DUF1428 domain-containing protein translates to MKKGTYVDGFVIPIKKRDLAAYRKMATWGAKTWKKYGALEYFECVGDDLNVQKGMGLGFKKLAKLKSDETVIFSFIVYKSKTSRDQINKKVMSDPSMKDFDEKAMPFNMKRFANGGFKVLVKN
- a CDS encoding TspO/MBR family protein produces the protein MKLNSFLKLVTAILVSELAGILGSLFTISAIPTWYVTLAKPAFNPPSWIFGPVWTTLYALMGISAFLVWNKGLNRRDVRKALGVFGFQLALNALWSIVFFGLHSPAWALVNIVAMWLAIVWTMTLFYKISKPAMYLLIPYILWVSFATYLNLAIWVLN
- a CDS encoding DUF1801 domain-containing protein, which produces MAEIKTKVNDANVADFINSVADETKRKDGHELLRIFNGITGEKPKMWGTSIIGFGSYHYKSEKSAQEGDWLLTGFSPRKQNLTLYVMQGNAPITPLLKKLGKHKTSMGCLYINKLADVDISVLKKIIQKSFVSRKKKYNSK